The genomic segment AAAGGCTGCGAAGAGATTTTAACAGATGAAGATTCGGTTTTTAATTACGTTTGCTGTGCTGTTGGAACCGGCGGAACAATTTCGGGATTAATAAATAGCGCGGCTGAAAATCAGAAAATTTTAGGGTTTCCGGCGTTAAAAGGTGATTTTTTAACCGATGAAATTCGTATTTTTGCAAAAAAAGATAACTGGAATTTAATTTCTGACTATCATTTTGGAGGTTATGGCAAGATAAATTTAGAATTAATTGAATTTATTAATTCATTTTTTAAAGAAACAAAAGTGCCTTTAGATCCAATTTATACAGGAAAGATGGTTTTTGGCGTTATAGATTTAATCAACAAAAATTATTTTCCTGCACATTCAAAAATTTTACTCATTCACACCGGCGGATTACAGGGAATTGAAGGAATGAATTTAAAATTGAAGCAGAAAAAATTACCAATACTTAACACCAATGATTAAAAAAATTGTACTGCTCTTTACAATAATAGTTTTGGCAAGCTGTTCGTCAAGCAAACCAGCTGTCGCTACAACGAAAAAAACCGCATCAGTTCAAAAACCAAGAGTAGCGGCAACAAAAAAGCCAGCCTACAGCAAACCAACAGCTAAAAATTATCCTTCTACAAATAATACAACTGAGGTTATTCAATCTACATCAAAAACAGTTGTAACCAGCGATTTAATTAATAATTATGTTTTGCAGTACAAAGATATTGCAATGGGAAACATGAAAACATACGGAATCCCGGCCAGTATTATTTTGGCGCAGGGAATTTTAGAATCGGGAGCAGGAAAAGGAGATTTAGCTATTGAAGCCAATAATCATTTCGGAATTAAATGTCATAAAGACTGGTTTGGCGAAAGTGTTCGTCATGACGATGATTCGGCTCAGGAATGTTTTAGAAAATATCCAGAAGCTGCAGAATCGTATAGAGATCACGCTTTGTTTTTAGTTGGAAAAAAACGCTATGAAACGTTGTTTACTTACGAAAAAGACGATTATAAATCGTGGGCAAAAGGTCTGCGGGCGGCGGGTTATGCCACAGATCCTAATTATCCGGATAAATTAATTGGTTATATCGAACGTTACAATCTGCATCAATATGATTGTCAGGTTACAGGCAAAAATTATGTTGCAATAAATAAAACGGCTCCACCAAGAAAATCATCTTATGACGCGGCTTCTGATCCAAAGATAAATATGAATTCAAACGATCCGAATTTATACGAAGTTCAAAAAGGGGATACATTATATTCAATTTCAAAAAAATTCAATTTATTAGTTGATGATTTAAAACAAAAAAATAATTTGACTGATAATGCGCTTTCGATAGGACAGAAGTTGAGGGTTAAGTAAGAAGTTTTCAGTCGCAGTCACAGTTTTCAGTTTGAGAACAATCTAAAATCTAAAATCAGAAATCTAAAATCTAAAATGTTATATAAAAGAAGTAGTCAGCTTTTTGCTGAAGCAGAAAAAGTAATTCCGGGAGGAGTAAATTCACCAGTAAGAGCATTTAAAGCCGTTGGCGGAACTCCGATTTTTGTAAAAAGTGCCAAAGGTGCATATTTATATGATGAAGACGGAAACAAATTAATAGATTATATCAACTCTTGGGGACCAATGGTTTTAGGACACGCTTATCAGCCGGTTGTTGATGCGGTAATCGAAAAAGCAAAACTGGGAACTTCATTTGGTATGCCAACTGAATTGGAAACAGAAATTGCTGCTTTGGCAGTTTCTATGGTTCCAAATATTGATAAAATACGTTTTGTAAATTCTGGAACAGAAGCTTGTATGAGCGCAATTCGTCTGGCTCGCGGATTTACAAAAAGAGATAAAATTATCAAATTTGCAGGCTGTTATCACGGACATTCAGATTCATTCCTGATTCAGGCGGGAAGTGGAGCTGTAACTTTTGGATCTCCAAATAGTCCAGGCGTTACAGAAGGAACTGCAAAAGACACTTTGTTAGCAAAATACAATGATTTAGAGAATGTAAAAACTTTAATCGAAGCTAATAAAGGAGAAATCGCTGCCATTATTATTGAAGCAGTTGCAGGAAATATGGGTTGTATTCCGCCAGCAAAAGGTTTCCTTGAAGGTTTAAGAGAATTGTGTACAGCAAACGGAATCTTATTGATTTTTGATGAGGTAATGACAGGTTTTCGTTTAGCGCGCGGTGGAGTTCAAGAATTGTATAATATCAATGCTGATATTGTAACTTTCGGAAAAGTAATTGGCGGCGGACTTCCCGTTGGAGCTTTTGCTGCACGCGAAGAAATCATGAATCATTTAGCTCCGCTTGGACCAGTTTATCAGGCAGGAACATTATCTGGAAATCCGTTAGCAATGGCGGCTGGATATGCAATGTTGAAAGCGTTGGTTACTGATCGTGAAATTTTTACTCGTCTTGAGGAAAAAACAGCTTATTTAGAAGCGGGAATCGACAGAGTTTTAAAAGCAAATAATGTAGTTTTTACGATCAATAGAGTAGGTTCTATGATTTCTGTTCACTTTGATGCCAATCCGGTTACTGATTTTCAAACTGCTGCAAAAGGAGATAATGAAACGTTTAAGAAATTTTTCCACGGATTATTGCAGGAAGGAGTTTACATCGCACCATCGGCATACGAAACGTGGTTTATTACAGATGCTTTAACGTATGAAGATTTAGATTTTACAATTAATGCGATCGACAAAGTTTCGAAAACATTCTAATAACAAAAAAGAGGCTTTAAAAGCCCACGGATGACACGAATTTCACGAATTTTCACAAATTTTAATTTACACTAGTTTGTGGACTAATTGCAACAACAAATTGGTGTCAATTTGTGAAATCCGTGTTTATAACAACAAAAAAGAGGCTTAAAAAGCCTCTTTTTTTTTTTGATCTCAATTACATTTTATCTTTTCGGTGATCTTTCATTTTGTCTTTATGCTCTTTTTGAATTGTTGTCCATTTTTTATATTGATCAGCATTCAAAATAGATTTCATTTTAGAGTCAAAAGCTTTGTGATCTTCTTCTATTTGTTTTTTTATGGCTTTTCTTTCAGCATCAGTAGGTTTTACGTCAGAATCTCTTCTGCTTTTTTTCAACATTGCCATTTTTGTACTTCTGTCAGATAAAAGTTCACTTACTTGTTTTTGCTGGTCAGCACTTAAACTTAAATCAGTAGTCAATTTTTGCAAATGTGCCTGATCGCGTTCTTGAGGTGTTTTAAAGTCACCTTTTCTATGATGACCTTTATGCTCTTTTTTTAGAGCTGTCCATTTTGTGTATTGATCAGCATTTAAAATCGCTTTCATTTTAGCATCGTTAGCTTCTTTGTCGGCTTTCATTTGTTTTTTAAAAGCTTCTCTTTCTGCATCAGTCGGTTTTGTTTTACTGTTTTTTCTGTCTGCTCTAAATTTTTCTGCTTTTGCACTTCTCTCTGCTATAAGCTGTTTAACTTGTTCTTGTTGTTTTGTATCTAAATTCAAATCAGAAGTCAGTTTTTGCAAATGCTTTTCATTACGCTGTTCCGGAGTTAATTTTTCTTTTTGATTACTTGTCGGCTTCTGATTAACGTCTTGTGCAAAACTTACTATTCCAACGAATAATAAAACTGCAATAAATAACTTTTTCATAATTTCTTTTTTAAAGGTTTATGGTTATTAGACTGCAGCAGGTTTTTTAAGTTTAATTGAATTGTCAGATTTATCTTTTATTTAACAGAAATTATTAATGAAAATATAAAAATAAAAAGAGGCTCAAAGGCCTCTTTTTATCAACTTATTTAATTGTTTTCTTTTCTGTACTCTCTTATTTTTTCTCTCGCTTTATCTTTGTTTTTTTCCTGAATCGAATGCCATTTTGCATATTGATCGGCATTTAAAA from the Flavobacterium sp. genome contains:
- a CDS encoding pyridoxal-phosphate dependent enzyme, encoding MTPVFNQPISIKFPNDISLTIKREDLIHPFVSGNKFRKLKYNLLQAKAENKNTLLTFGGAFSNHIAAVAFAGKEQGFKTIGIIRGDELFDKIEENPTLKFAQENGMRFEFVSREEYRLKSEESFIEKLKEKFGDFYLVPEGGTNELAVKGCEEILTDEDSVFNYVCCAVGTGGTISGLINSAAENQKILGFPALKGDFLTDEIRIFAKKDNWNLISDYHFGGYGKINLELIEFINSFFKETKVPLDPIYTGKMVFGVIDLINKNYFPAHSKILLIHTGGLQGIEGMNLKLKQKKLPILNTND
- a CDS encoding glucosaminidase domain-containing protein, which gives rise to MIKKIVLLFTIIVLASCSSSKPAVATTKKTASVQKPRVAATKKPAYSKPTAKNYPSTNNTTEVIQSTSKTVVTSDLINNYVLQYKDIAMGNMKTYGIPASIILAQGILESGAGKGDLAIEANNHFGIKCHKDWFGESVRHDDDSAQECFRKYPEAAESYRDHALFLVGKKRYETLFTYEKDDYKSWAKGLRAAGYATDPNYPDKLIGYIERYNLHQYDCQVTGKNYVAINKTAPPRKSSYDAASDPKINMNSNDPNLYEVQKGDTLYSISKKFNLLVDDLKQKNNLTDNALSIGQKLRVK
- the hemL gene encoding glutamate-1-semialdehyde 2,1-aminomutase, translating into MLYKRSSQLFAEAEKVIPGGVNSPVRAFKAVGGTPIFVKSAKGAYLYDEDGNKLIDYINSWGPMVLGHAYQPVVDAVIEKAKLGTSFGMPTELETEIAALAVSMVPNIDKIRFVNSGTEACMSAIRLARGFTKRDKIIKFAGCYHGHSDSFLIQAGSGAVTFGSPNSPGVTEGTAKDTLLAKYNDLENVKTLIEANKGEIAAIIIEAVAGNMGCIPPAKGFLEGLRELCTANGILLIFDEVMTGFRLARGGVQELYNINADIVTFGKVIGGGLPVGAFAAREEIMNHLAPLGPVYQAGTLSGNPLAMAAGYAMLKALVTDREIFTRLEEKTAYLEAGIDRVLKANNVVFTINRVGSMISVHFDANPVTDFQTAAKGDNETFKKFFHGLLQEGVYIAPSAYETWFITDALTYEDLDFTINAIDKVSKTF